In one window of Lynx canadensis isolate LIC74 chromosome B3, mLynCan4.pri.v2, whole genome shotgun sequence DNA:
- the BAG5 gene encoding BAG family molecular chaperone regulator 5 has product MDMGNQHPSISRLQEIQKEVKSIEQQVIGFSGLSDDKNYKKLERILTKQLFEIDSVDTEGKGDIQQARKRAAQETERLLKELEQNANHPHRIEIQNIFQEAQSLVKEKIVPFYSGGNCVTDEFEEGIQDIILRLTHVKTGGKISLRKARYHTLTKICAVQEIIEDCTKRQPSLPLSEDAHPSVAKINSVMCEVNKARGTLIALLMGVNNNETCRHLSCVLSGLIADLDALDVCGRTEIRNYRREVVEDINQLLKYLDLEEEADSTYAFDLGQNHSILKIEKVLKRMREIKNEFLRAQNPPELYLSSKTELQGLIGQLDEVSLEKNPCIREARRRAVIEVQTLITYIDLKEALEKRRSFASEEHPSHKAVWDILGNLSEIQGEVLSFDGNRTDKNYIRLEELLTKQLLALDAVDPQGEEQCKAARKQAVKLAQNILSYLDLKSDEWEY; this is encoded by the coding sequence ATGGATATGGGAAATCAACATCCATCCATCAGTAGGCTTCAGGAAATccaaaaggaagtgaaaagtaTAGAACAGCAAGTAATTGGCTTCAGTGGTCTGTCAGATGACAAGAATTACAAGAAACTGGAGAGGATTTTAACAAAACAGCTTTTTGAAATAGACTCTGTAGATACTGAAGGAAAAGGAGACATTCAGCAAGCGAGGAAGAGGGCAGCACAAGAGACAGAGCGTCTTCTCAAAGAGTTAGAGCAGAATGCAAACCACCCACACCGGATcgagatacagaacatttttcaAGAAGCCCAGTCCCTGGTGAAAGAGAAGATTGTGCCCTTTTACAGTGGGGGCAACTGTGTAACCGATGAATTTGAAGAAGGCATCCAAGACATCATTCTGAGGCTGACACACGTCAAGACCGGGGGGAAGATCTCCCTGCGCAAAGCAAGGTATCACACTTTAACCAAAATCTGTGCGGTGCAAGAGATTATCGAAGACTGCACGAAAAGGCAGCCTTCCCTGCCGCTCTCCGAGGACGCGCATCCTTCGGTTGCCAAAATTAACTCTGTGATGTGTGAGGTGAACAAGGCCAGGGGCACTCTGATTGCCCTGCTGATGGGAGTGAACAATAATGAGACCTGCAGGCACTTATCTTGTGTGCTCTCGGGGCTGATCGCGGATCTGGACGCTCTGGATGTGTGCGGGCGGACGGAGATCCGAAACTACCGCCGGGAGGTAGTGGAAGACATCAACCAGTTACTGAAATATTTGGATTTAGAAGAGGAAGCAGATAGCACCTACGCATTTGACCTGGGACAGAATCATTCCATCTTAAAGATAGAAAAGGTCctcaagagaatgagagaaataaaaaacgaGTTCCTTCGAGCACAGAATCCTCCTGAATTGTACCTGAGCTCCAAAACAGAATTGCAGGGGCTGATCGGACAGCTGGACGAGGTAAGTCTGGAGAAGAACCCTTGCATCCGGGAGGCTCGGAGAAGAGCGGTGATCGAGGTGCAGACCCTCATCACTTACATCGACTTGAAGGAGGCCCTGGAGAAGAGGAGGTCCTTCGCTTCCGAGGAGCACCCGTCCCATAAAGCGGTCTGGGACATCCTGGGAAACTTGTCCGAGATCCAGGGAGAGGTTCTTTCATTTGATGGGAACCGAACGGACAAGAACTACATCCGGCTGGAAGAGCTGCTCACCAAGCAGCTGCTCGCCCTGGACGCCGTGGACCCTCAAGGGGAAGAGCAGTGCAAAGCCGCCAGGAAGCAGGCGGTGAAGCTCGCCCAGAACATCCTCAGCTATCTCGACCTGAAATCCGACGAATGGGAGTACTAA